One Dictyoglomus turgidum DSM 6724 DNA window includes the following coding sequences:
- a CDS encoding roadblock/LC7 domain-containing protein: MASIRETLEEISKLDGVQVSVLVSDDGLLIESVAKDSSNTESLAAVASGSLRASEMIGMELAKGSTREMVIIFEDGAVFIVPLEGKPAILVVVSSKGANLGKIRVGIKKGAFQLARLI, from the coding sequence TTGGCTAGTATAAGAGAAACATTAGAAGAAATATCAAAATTAGATGGGGTGCAGGTCTCTGTACTTGTAAGTGATGATGGTCTCCTTATTGAAAGTGTTGCGAAGGATAGTTCAAATACTGAGTCATTAGCAGCGGTTGCTTCAGGAAGTTTGAGAGCTTCAGAAATGATAGGAATGGAACTTGCAAAGGGTTCCACAAGGGAGATGGTCATAATTTTTGAGGATGGAGCAGTATTTATAGTACCATTAGAGGGAAAGCCTGCAATACTTGTGGTAGTTTCTAGTAAAGGAGCAAATTTGGGAAAAATCAGAGTGGGTATTAAAAAGGGCGCTTTTCAATTGGCAAGATTGATATAA
- a CDS encoding ABC transporter permease, giving the protein MAAKAKALKEDRKPRSLWRIAWKRLSKNKLALLGLGIVIFFVIIALFAQYLTPYSWNAVDLSNALQPPSWEHPLGTDEFGRDILSRIIYGTKISLQFAFFAQLISISLGTVLGLIAGFYGGWIDDLIMRIVEILFAFPFLLFVIAVVSTLGTGIQNLYIAVAIIGWAGVSRIVRGQVLSLRERDFVASAQAIGASTWRILFRHILPNALSPIIIETTIGMGGMIMLEAGLSFLGLGVQAPTPSLGSMVQAGLAYLRSCWWYPIAPGLVIMIIVFGFNLLGDGLRDALDPRLYI; this is encoded by the coding sequence ATGGCAGCTAAAGCTAAAGCACTAAAAGAGGATAGAAAGCCAAGAAGTTTATGGAGAATCGCCTGGAAGAGATTGTCTAAAAACAAGCTTGCTCTGTTAGGACTTGGAATAGTTATTTTCTTTGTCATAATTGCTCTTTTCGCTCAATACCTTACGCCCTATTCATGGAATGCAGTTGACCTTTCAAATGCTTTACAACCTCCAAGTTGGGAGCATCCTTTGGGAACTGATGAATTTGGAAGAGATATCTTAAGTAGGATTATATATGGGACTAAAATTTCATTGCAATTTGCTTTTTTTGCACAACTTATTTCTATCTCACTTGGAACAGTTTTAGGCCTTATTGCAGGCTTTTATGGAGGGTGGATTGATGATCTAATAATGAGAATTGTTGAAATCCTTTTTGCCTTTCCATTTTTGTTGTTCGTTATTGCTGTTGTCTCTACTTTGGGTACTGGAATCCAAAACTTATATATTGCGGTAGCAATTATTGGATGGGCAGGAGTATCAAGGATAGTGAGGGGACAAGTACTCAGTTTGAGAGAAAGAGATTTTGTCGCATCTGCTCAAGCAATTGGAGCTTCTACTTGGAGAATTCTTTTCAGACATATATTGCCCAATGCTTTATCTCCGATTATAATTGAGACAACCATTGGAATGGGTGGTATGATTATGTTGGAGGCAGGGCTTTCCTTTTTAGGATTAGGAGTTCAGGCTCCTACTCCTAGTTTAGGGTCTATGGTACAGGCAGGACTTGCCTATTTAAGGAGCTGTTGGTGGTACCCAATAGCTCCAGGTCTTGTTATAATGATAATAGTGTTTGGTTTTAATCTTTTAGGAGATGGTCTCAGAGATGCGTTGGATCCAAGACTTTATATCTAA
- a CDS encoding gluconeogenesis factor YvcK family protein — MEGRRILTVIGGGTGLSTILRGLKRYNLDLNAIVTVSDDGGSSGRLSKDLGVLPPGDVRNCLVALADEESLMAKLFQYRFTNGDLKDHSFGNLFLVAMSAILGDFLLGVKETSKVLAIRGRVLPSTLKRVKLKAYFEDGSIILGETSISSYGKSKIRKIELVPIDTDVNISATSEAVEALEKSDLIIIGPGSLYTSIIPNLLLEEIKDTLKNIDNKRILYICNVMTQPGETLGYKASDHLRAIVEHMGFNPIGYVLVNTKRPSEEVLKRYREKGADFVEPDLENLRSLGVDILAGDFINEGDLVRHDPFKVADFIMERFINSKEF; from the coding sequence ATGGAAGGGCGCAGAATTTTAACAGTTATAGGTGGTGGAACAGGCCTCTCTACAATATTGAGAGGACTAAAGAGGTACAATTTAGATTTGAACGCTATTGTAACTGTGAGTGATGATGGTGGAAGTTCGGGTAGATTAAGTAAGGATTTAGGAGTACTTCCTCCTGGGGATGTAAGAAATTGTCTTGTAGCTTTAGCTGATGAGGAGTCTTTAATGGCAAAGTTGTTTCAGTATAGATTTACTAATGGAGATTTAAAGGATCATTCCTTTGGAAATCTTTTTTTGGTAGCTATGTCGGCTATTTTAGGAGATTTTCTTTTAGGGGTTAAAGAAACAAGTAAAGTTCTTGCTATAAGAGGGAGAGTCTTGCCTTCAACCTTGAAAAGGGTAAAACTAAAGGCTTATTTTGAAGATGGATCTATAATTTTAGGGGAGACTTCTATTTCTTCCTATGGAAAAAGCAAAATAAGAAAGATAGAATTGGTGCCTATAGATACTGATGTGAATATATCAGCAACTTCTGAGGCGGTAGAAGCCCTAGAAAAATCTGATTTGATAATTATAGGCCCAGGAAGTCTCTACACTAGCATAATTCCTAATTTGCTCTTAGAAGAGATTAAAGATACTTTAAAAAATATAGATAACAAGAGAATTTTGTATATATGTAACGTTATGACTCAACCGGGTGAAACTTTAGGTTATAAGGCTTCAGATCACTTAAGAGCAATTGTGGAGCATATGGGATTTAATCCTATTGGATATGTTTTAGTAAATACAAAAAGACCCTCCGAAGAAGTATTAAAGAGATATAGAGAAAAAGGTGCAGATTTTGTGGAACCCGACTTGGAAAATCTTAGAAGTCTTGGGGTTGATATTTTAGCTGGGGATTTTATTAATGAAGGAGACTTAGTAAGACATGATCCTTTTAAGGTAGCGGATTTTATTATGGAGAGGTTTATAAACTCAAAGGAGTTTTAA
- a CDS encoding ABC transporter substrate-binding protein: protein MRKIYLVVLLVFLIFLLAGISSAETPQYGGVLRRSLVNDPPTLDPAMITDTASDEVARQIFDGLVEYDPDGKVVGSIAKRWTISKDGIVYTFYLNNNVYFHNGRNVTAEDFVYSIKRIMDPKTASPRASFAEPIKDVVAKDKYTLVITLKRPFAPFLSTLTYSCFWVVPKEEVERLGKDFATKPVGTGAFMFDEWKHDVKVRLKANPKYFRGRPYVDAIEWMIIPDENVDFMNFEKGQLDITGIPDPEWDRVSNDPKYKPYILEKPMIGIYYLGFNVQKKPFDNKYLRQAITRAINKEAIVKVIRRSRAQVAYTILPPSMPGFSKANYNWAKEKFSYNVEEAKKLLEKAGYPNGKGLPEITIYYNSSVAHKRIMEAIQADLQKIGINAKLQNYDWAVYLDLLDKGELPVYRLGWVADYIDPDNFLWVLFNSSNFGPEGNHSFYKNPKVDEYTNKARVETLWSVRAKYYEMAERIVLEDCPIVPIYYYISQVIYQPWVHGLYLDPLTGISGVRYRVVWLSK, encoded by the coding sequence ATGCGTAAGATTTATTTGGTGGTTTTGTTAGTTTTTTTAATTTTCTTATTGGCAGGAATCTCTTCCGCAGAAACACCTCAGTATGGTGGTGTATTAAGAAGAAGCCTTGTTAATGATCCACCAACTTTGGATCCCGCAATGATAACAGACACTGCTTCCGATGAGGTAGCAAGGCAAATTTTTGACGGTTTAGTGGAGTATGATCCAGATGGGAAAGTAGTAGGGTCTATAGCCAAAAGATGGACTATTTCTAAAGATGGCATAGTTTACACTTTTTACTTAAATAATAATGTATACTTCCACAATGGTAGAAATGTTACAGCAGAAGATTTTGTCTACTCTATCAAGAGAATTATGGATCCTAAGACTGCCTCTCCAAGAGCGAGCTTTGCAGAACCCATTAAAGATGTAGTAGCAAAGGATAAATATACTCTTGTAATTACTCTTAAGAGACCTTTTGCTCCATTTCTTTCTACTTTAACTTATTCCTGCTTCTGGGTTGTGCCTAAGGAAGAAGTAGAAAGGCTTGGAAAAGATTTTGCAACAAAACCAGTTGGAACTGGAGCTTTTATGTTTGATGAATGGAAACATGATGTGAAAGTAAGATTGAAAGCAAACCCAAAGTATTTCCGTGGGCGTCCCTATGTGGATGCTATTGAGTGGATGATAATTCCCGATGAAAATGTTGACTTTATGAATTTTGAAAAAGGACAACTTGATATAACTGGTATACCAGATCCAGAGTGGGATAGGGTAAGCAATGATCCAAAGTATAAACCATATATTTTAGAGAAACCCATGATTGGGATATACTATTTAGGATTTAATGTACAGAAGAAGCCCTTTGATAACAAATATTTGAGACAAGCTATAACCCGCGCAATAAATAAAGAAGCAATAGTAAAAGTTATTAGAAGAAGCAGAGCTCAGGTGGCTTATACCATATTGCCACCATCTATGCCAGGGTTTAGTAAAGCCAATTATAATTGGGCAAAGGAAAAATTTAGCTATAATGTTGAAGAGGCTAAGAAACTTCTTGAAAAGGCTGGTTATCCAAATGGAAAAGGACTTCCTGAAATAACTATTTACTACAATAGTAGTGTGGCACATAAAAGGATTATGGAGGCAATTCAGGCTGATCTTCAAAAGATTGGTATAAATGCTAAATTGCAGAACTATGACTGGGCAGTATATCTTGATCTCCTTGATAAAGGAGAGCTTCCTGTTTATAGGCTTGGGTGGGTAGCAGACTATATTGACCCAGATAACTTCTTATGGGTTCTCTTCAATTCTTCTAACTTTGGACCTGAGGGGAATCATAGTTTCTATAAGAATCCAAAAGTAGATGAATATACAAACAAGGCAAGAGTTGAGACCCTCTGGTCTGTAAGAGCTAAATATTATGAAATGGCTGAAAGAATAGTTCTTGAAGATTGTCCGATAGTTCCTATCTATTACTATATTTCCCAAGTTATTTATCAGCCTTGGGTGCATGGACTCTACTTAGATCCATTAACAGGAATCTCTGGAGTAAGATACAGAGTAGTGTGGCTTTCTAAGTAG
- a CDS encoding Asp23/Gls24 family envelope stress response protein, whose translation MRWIQDFISKKEKNKQKYFTGLGWVEISPSAIATLASIATLQSYGVVGMAASNIADGISELLKLEEVSRGVRVEIDEDGIKIDLYIIVAYGVRIPEVAHNVMERIKWSLERTTGLNVKEINVNVWGIRVKEEKEPIVWEEEV comes from the coding sequence ATGCGTTGGATCCAAGACTTTATATCTAAGAAAGAAAAGAATAAGCAAAAATACTTTACAGGGCTTGGATGGGTAGAAATATCCCCAAGTGCAATTGCAACTTTGGCGAGTATTGCTACTCTTCAAAGTTATGGCGTGGTAGGAATGGCAGCGAGTAATATTGCTGATGGAATAAGTGAGTTGTTAAAGTTAGAGGAAGTTAGCAGAGGAGTTAGAGTGGAAATAGATGAAGATGGTATAAAAATTGATCTTTATATAATTGTAGCTTACGGTGTTAGAATCCCAGAAGTAGCGCATAATGTTATGGAGAGAATTAAGTGGAGTTTAGAAAGAACCACAGGTCTTAATGTGAAAGAGATAAATGTAAATGTGTGGGGTATAAGGGTTAAAGAAGAAAAAGAACCAATAGTGTGGGAAGAAGAGGTATGA
- a CDS encoding DAK2 domain-containing protein, whose translation MMSLYKIDTNLLIKLFEYATYELGKHREEIDLLNVFPVPDGDTGTNMLYTMQSTLNEIKKVKNLTIKNIADAAIRGSLMGARGNSGVILSQIIRGFCEVIKNCDEIDAKIWVKSWQNATRVAYRAVLKPTEGTILTVLRDGVKEAVLALRETQDILKIMERTLEKAKESLLNTPNLLPILKEAKVVDAGGQGLVWIWTGFYEALSGVELKLEEKEKPTVEIKEKPEKEVLESYVLTYQYCTEFIINSHENVDFTNFKKWLETQGDSIVTSEAPGLLKVHIHTNHPGLVLERALELGSLSRIKIDNMAEQHEERLREEISEDEKTPLKDVGFVAVSWGKGINEIFKSLGVDIIINGGQTLNPSVEALSNAVEKVRARKVFILPNNKNVILAAKQLENIHKDRVVIIPTKHVLEGIRALYDYNPRDTWEVVKEKMEKAMQKIKIGEITRAIKDSFLNGLVIKEGNFIGLANDEVKVAGDDIFEISLDLLNLLLDETSELISIYYGEDITKEEAENLLLKIKERYPEYSIDLIYGGQPFYYYYFGIE comes from the coding sequence ATGATGAGTTTATATAAGATTGATACTAATCTCCTAATTAAGCTTTTTGAGTATGCCACTTATGAGTTAGGAAAACATAGAGAAGAAATAGATCTGCTAAATGTATTTCCTGTGCCTGATGGGGATACCGGAACTAATATGCTTTATACTATGCAGTCTACTTTGAATGAAATTAAAAAAGTAAAAAACTTGACTATAAAAAACATAGCCGATGCAGCAATAAGAGGATCCTTAATGGGAGCAAGAGGAAACTCTGGAGTGATCCTTTCTCAGATTATAAGGGGATTTTGCGAAGTTATTAAAAATTGTGATGAAATAGATGCCAAAATATGGGTTAAGAGTTGGCAAAATGCAACAAGAGTTGCTTATAGGGCAGTTCTTAAACCTACGGAAGGAACTATATTGACAGTATTAAGAGATGGAGTAAAAGAAGCGGTATTAGCATTAAGGGAAACTCAAGACATTTTAAAGATAATGGAAAGAACCCTTGAAAAAGCTAAAGAATCCCTTCTAAATACTCCTAATTTATTACCTATATTGAAAGAAGCAAAAGTGGTTGATGCAGGAGGACAGGGACTTGTTTGGATCTGGACTGGTTTTTATGAGGCACTTTCCGGAGTTGAATTAAAGTTGGAAGAGAAAGAGAAACCTACAGTGGAAATAAAAGAAAAACCCGAAAAAGAAGTCTTAGAAAGTTATGTGTTAACTTATCAATATTGTACTGAATTTATAATAAATTCTCATGAAAACGTTGATTTTACAAACTTTAAGAAATGGCTTGAAACTCAAGGAGATAGTATAGTAACTTCAGAGGCCCCTGGTCTTTTAAAAGTTCACATTCATACTAATCATCCTGGATTAGTACTTGAGAGAGCATTAGAACTTGGGAGTTTGTCGAGAATAAAGATTGATAATATGGCTGAGCAACATGAAGAGAGATTAAGAGAAGAAATTTCTGAAGACGAAAAAACACCATTGAAGGATGTTGGCTTTGTAGCTGTCTCTTGGGGAAAGGGAATAAACGAAATATTTAAGAGTTTAGGGGTAGATATAATCATAAATGGGGGACAAACGTTAAATCCTAGTGTAGAGGCTCTTTCTAATGCGGTTGAAAAGGTTCGAGCAAGAAAAGTTTTTATTTTACCTAATAACAAAAACGTGATTTTAGCAGCAAAGCAATTAGAGAATATTCATAAAGATAGGGTAGTTATTATTCCTACAAAACATGTCCTTGAGGGTATCAGAGCTCTGTATGATTACAATCCAAGAGATACTTGGGAAGTTGTGAAGGAAAAAATGGAGAAAGCTATGCAAAAAATTAAAATAGGGGAGATAACAAGAGCTATAAAAGATTCCTTTTTGAATGGATTAGTTATAAAAGAAGGAAATTTCATTGGCTTAGCTAATGATGAAGTAAAAGTAGCAGGAGATGATATTTTCGAGATTTCTTTAGATCTTTTAAATTTACTTTTAGACGAAACTTCGGAGCTTATAAGTATATACTATGGAGAGGATATAACAAAGGAAGAAGCAGAGAATTTATTATTAAAAATAAAAGAACGATATCCAGAGTACTCTATTGACCTTATATATGGAGGTCAACCTTTTTATTATTATTATTTCGGCATAGAATAA
- the secG gene encoding preprotein translocase subunit SecG has product MTIVLYILHFLVSIGMIAVILFQSEVGEGLGFIGGGETTFYKAKRQMEKGLKQATVVLAVLFMITSVLIFVIH; this is encoded by the coding sequence ATGACTATTGTGCTTTATATTTTACATTTTTTAGTATCCATAGGTATGATAGCGGTGATACTTTTTCAGTCAGAGGTTGGAGAAGGATTAGGTTTTATTGGGGGTGGAGAGACAACTTTTTATAAAGCAAAAAGGCAGATGGAGAAGGGATTGAAACAAGCAACAGTGGTCCTTGCTGTATTATTTATGATAACCTCTGTGCTTATCTTTGTTATTCACTAA
- the tpiA gene encoding triose-phosphate isomerase has protein sequence MRRKIIAANWKMYKTCAETESFIKEFKELSKGYEEKEIVICPPFTSLYVANKLLEDTPIKLGAQNMFWEKEGAYTGEISPIMLKDLNCSYVIIGHSERRQYFSETNDMINKKLKSAFEYELIPIFCVGEKWEEREKGKTEEVITEQVKKGLQGLEKEKVEKIVIAYEPVWAIGTGHSAKGEDANEVAKLIRRIISEIYDEEVSQKVRIQYGGSVNPQNIKEFLAQSEIDGALVGGASLKPQSFWDIVRS, from the coding sequence TTGAGAAGGAAAATTATTGCTGCTAACTGGAAAATGTATAAAACTTGTGCGGAAACTGAGAGTTTTATAAAAGAATTTAAAGAACTTTCAAAAGGTTATGAGGAAAAGGAGATTGTAATATGTCCACCTTTCACATCTTTATATGTAGCAAATAAGCTTCTTGAAGACACTCCCATTAAGCTTGGTGCTCAAAATATGTTTTGGGAAAAGGAAGGTGCATACACAGGGGAAATTTCTCCTATAATGCTTAAGGATTTAAATTGTAGTTATGTAATAATAGGGCATTCAGAGAGAAGACAATATTTTTCTGAGACTAATGATATGATAAACAAAAAGCTTAAATCTGCATTTGAGTATGAGCTAATACCCATATTTTGTGTGGGAGAAAAATGGGAAGAGCGAGAAAAGGGAAAGACAGAGGAAGTTATTACTGAGCAAGTAAAGAAGGGATTACAAGGTTTGGAAAAAGAAAAAGTAGAAAAAATTGTAATAGCCTATGAGCCAGTTTGGGCCATAGGAACAGGTCATTCTGCAAAAGGGGAAGATGCTAATGAAGTAGCAAAACTAATAAGAAGAATAATTTCTGAAATATATGATGAAGAAGTCTCTCAAAAGGTGAGGATACAATATGGTGGAAGTGTAAATCCCCAAAACATTAAGGAATTCTTAGCTCAGAGTGAGATTGATGGGGCTTTGGTTGGTGGAGCGAGTTTAAAACCGCAGTCTTTTTGGGATATAGTTAGAAGTTAG
- a CDS encoding phosphoglycerate kinase: MAKKTILDLRDEDLKGKRVLVRVDFNVPLKNGVITDDRRIREALPTIKYLMDKGAKVILVSHLGRPKGFQDDLRLDPVAKRLSELLGKPVKKLNDCIGEEVEREISNMKEGDVILLENIRFYKEEEANDPEFAKKLASLADLYVNDAFGTAHRAHASTAGVAQYIPGVAGLLMKKEIEIMGKALESPERPFICILGGAKVSDKIGVIKNLMNKVDGFLIGGGMMFTFLKALGYEIGKSIVEEDKLDLAREIMNMAKERGIQFLLPKDAVVVKEIKEDAPTSIKDIDKFEKDDIGVDIGPKTIELFREEILKAKTIIWNGPMGIFEIPAFANGTRKIAEAIAENRNCVSIVGGGDSAAAIQTLGLEDKFTHISTGGGASLEFLEGKELPGVAVLQDK; this comes from the coding sequence ATGGCTAAAAAGACGATTTTAGATTTAAGAGATGAAGATTTAAAAGGTAAAAGGGTTCTTGTAAGAGTTGATTTTAATGTACCTTTGAAGAACGGAGTTATTACTGATGATAGAAGAATAAGAGAGGCCTTACCAACTATAAAATATCTCATGGATAAGGGTGCAAAGGTAATTTTAGTATCTCACCTTGGAAGACCCAAAGGATTTCAGGATGATTTAAGATTAGACCCAGTAGCTAAGAGATTAAGTGAACTTCTTGGCAAACCTGTGAAAAAACTTAATGATTGTATTGGCGAAGAAGTGGAGAGAGAAATTTCAAACATGAAAGAAGGAGATGTGATACTATTAGAGAATATAAGATTTTATAAAGAGGAAGAAGCGAATGATCCAGAATTTGCTAAGAAACTTGCAAGCCTTGCAGATTTATATGTAAATGATGCTTTTGGAACCGCCCATAGAGCTCATGCCTCTACCGCAGGTGTTGCTCAATATATTCCTGGTGTAGCAGGGCTTTTAATGAAAAAAGAAATCGAAATTATGGGAAAAGCTTTAGAATCTCCAGAAAGACCATTTATATGTATTCTTGGTGGAGCAAAAGTATCGGATAAAATAGGAGTTATAAAGAATCTAATGAATAAAGTAGATGGATTTCTTATTGGTGGCGGAATGATGTTTACTTTTTTGAAGGCTTTGGGTTATGAAATTGGAAAATCCATAGTAGAAGAGGATAAGCTTGATCTTGCAAGAGAGATTATGAATATGGCAAAAGAAAGAGGAATTCAGTTTTTGCTTCCAAAGGATGCTGTAGTAGTAAAAGAAATCAAAGAAGATGCTCCTACCTCTATAAAGGATATAGATAAATTTGAAAAAGATGATATTGGGGTTGATATTGGACCGAAAACAATTGAACTTTTTAGGGAAGAAATTTTAAAGGCAAAAACTATAATTTGGAACGGTCCTATGGGAATATTTGAAATTCCTGCTTTTGCAAATGGAACTCGCAAAATAGCAGAGGCGATAGCTGAGAATAGAAATTGTGTAAGTATTGTAGGAGGAGGAGACAGTGCTGCAGCTATACAGACGTTAGGTTTAGAAGATAAATTTACTCATATTTCTACCGGTGGTGGAGCTTCTCTTGAATTCTTAGAAGGAAAAGAACTGCCAGGGGTAGCAGTTTTACAAGATAAATAA
- a CDS encoding ABC transporter permease: protein MLRYIIRRLLQAIPVFIGVTLITFILFFIAPGDPARLIAGQRADAETIARVRAMWGLDKPLPVQYLLFLGRIVRLDFGRSFKTNIPVIVSIGERLQATAVLAFFAFIIAVFLGVTAGIISAVRQYSLFDYTAMVVALLGVSAPVYWVGIILLLIFGFNLGWLPLGGYISEYGIKAVILPAITLGTRPAAYFARLSRSSMLEVIRQEYITTARAKGLPESKVIFKHALRNALIPVVTYAGMVVGDLLTGAVLTETIFAWPGIGRLVVQAILDRDLPVLQGGVIVIALIYILANLIVDLSYALIDPRIRYE from the coding sequence TTGTTAAGGTATATAATAAGAAGATTACTACAAGCTATACCAGTATTTATAGGTGTAACTCTAATAACTTTTATTCTATTCTTCATCGCTCCAGGAGACCCAGCAAGACTTATTGCTGGACAGAGGGCAGATGCTGAAACCATAGCAAGGGTTAGAGCGATGTGGGGATTAGACAAACCTCTTCCTGTACAATACCTTCTCTTTTTAGGTAGGATAGTTAGATTAGATTTTGGTAGATCCTTTAAGACCAATATTCCAGTAATTGTATCTATTGGGGAGAGATTACAAGCAACAGCTGTACTTGCATTTTTTGCCTTCATAATAGCGGTTTTTTTAGGAGTTACTGCAGGTATTATCTCTGCAGTAAGGCAGTATTCATTATTTGATTATACCGCTATGGTTGTTGCTTTATTAGGGGTTTCAGCTCCTGTATATTGGGTAGGAATAATTTTACTTTTGATTTTTGGTTTTAATTTGGGATGGTTACCCTTAGGTGGTTATATCTCTGAGTATGGTATTAAAGCAGTAATACTTCCTGCTATAACCCTTGGAACAAGACCCGCAGCTTATTTTGCAAGATTATCAAGATCTTCCATGTTAGAAGTAATAAGACAGGAATATATTACAACAGCAAGAGCTAAGGGATTGCCAGAATCAAAAGTTATATTTAAACATGCTTTACGTAATGCTTTAATTCCTGTAGTAACATATGCGGGTATGGTAGTAGGAGATCTATTGACTGGAGCAGTTTTGACTGAAACCATATTTGCATGGCCAGGAATAGGAAGATTAGTTGTTCAGGCTATACTTGATAGAGATCTTCCTGTACTTCAAGGTGGGGTTATTGTTATAGCTCTTATCTATATTTTGGCAAATTTGATTGTGGACTTATCTTATGCTTTAATAGATCCCAGAATAAGGTATGAGTAA